The DNA region GAACATACCTGAGATGGCGATGAGGTCAAACTTGCAGCCATGATGAACTCGAGGATTCAGACACAGGAACTGCAGGAGATCTGTCAAAACAATTCTGAAATTCTTGCACATACTCAGCTGGAAACCGTGTGGTTGGTGATGCTATGAAGTgccaaaaacaaacaaatataaGCATAGGTTTTAAAATGAATGGAATAAAGAAGATCAACTATCTAACTGAGAGAGGAAAATCCTAGATTTCAACCAATAAAATGGCAAgcatgaagaaaaaaacaggaaTTAAGCTATTAGCAGCCTTAATGTTAGTTCTCCACAAAAGAAAATATTCAAATTTCTAGTACCTGCTACCTCATCCCGCAAATTTGTTGGACAAAGTCGAACTCGCAGTCGCCAACGAAAAACTACCATGGAATCTGTATTGGCCTGCAAAACCCAGATTTCACAATCAATATCCGGTCAGGAAGAAGACTAAAGTACTGGAGTACAAAAACCACGTACCAGAGTCGAGGACGCTGTGAGAATTCGTATCACGCTTTTTGATGTTATTGATCTTATACTCGGTTGGGAGAGGGTGGATATGAGCATGGGGAGGGATGAGACCGCCGATTACAACCGTAAAGGGGCCGTAATGCCACGACGTCGATCAGAGAAAGAGGCTATCGCGGAATGGAAAATTTCAGAGGAGGAGGGCATCGGTGAAGAAAAAATGGAAGAGATGAGTGAAACGGCAGAGAAGGAAAATAGATGAGAGAGGGCAAAAACGTGTTTTTGATAATTGGAATTAATTATTGGTATTAAAGAGAGGTGAGTGTTGGTTAAGTATAAAAGTGTAGGATAATATGAATGAAGGAATGcatgccatgtaggatttttTCATATATTAACCAATTAGGAGGTGCCACACAGGCGATGACTGGACCTAGAAAAACTCCTAAATGTATATATCATGAATGAAACATAATGAATCCCATATACAAAAGGAAAATACTAAATTATCCTTATTACCCCATAATTTCTACCAAATAACACATCTAGTTTTACAGCATCAACATCATTTCTTGCAATTTGCCTAGACAACTTAATAGCTAGTCTGAAACATTATAACCTTTGGCTAGCTTTTTTTATCCTCTTCCTCCCACATCTCCACCCAATTCCTCTGAACCTCATTCAGCCCAAGAAACGTTCCTTCCCTCTCCGCATCCAAACTCGCAGACAGTGTCCCATAAGCAATTCCAAGCGTGGAAGCTCCAAAAGTCAACAAAGTTGTCGTGAAAGGGATCCACAATGGCGCATCCCATATTCCTCGATCCTTAAGCTCACCATAAAGGTCCAACAATGCCAAACCCAACACCAATGGTACCCCAACTGAAAACAAGATCCTCCCAATAATCCTGTATAGAACCACTCTTGGaagctcttcatcttcttcttcgttcACCCCTCTCCTGCGATTTTTGCTGGGGACAATATCGGTCTCAGTGGTTGAGGGTCTGTTTGAGAAGCCTTTGGCATTAGCACGAGGTGGCTTTGGTGTGGTTAATGGGTAGTAGTTGGGTTGTTTTTCTGCGGTGATGGGGTGGAAAGCTCGAAACTTGGGTTTCCATGAAGAGTAATTTGGAAGATAGAGAGTTGGGTGTGATGCACAAACCAGAGATTTCATGGCTTGATGTGTTAAGTTGTTGGTTGGGGTTGGAGTGGAGATGTTTTAGTGTCATGTTTCTTATCCAAAAGGAAAATGGATGGTCAACAAAAATTTCATAGATTTATCGACTgagatatttttaattattttagtttgGTAATGAGAGAACGGAACGAGGCGGAACAGAATAGAAAACGACAACAATATTTTGTATGATGTGTTTGATAACTCAGAATCGTTAGAACACAACCATAAtacttaaaataaatataattgaaaTGTTTGATATTTGATTGAGTATACCAAATTAAACTCAATTGATTATTAtttgtattatatatatatgtatcatGTTTATCATTCCTTATTTCTATATATAAtcagttattttcaaaaattgatCACTTTTTGTGTAtactattaaaaaaaagtaaatatctgattattttttaatttacttaaagtgtgtttgtttcaaattaaactagtgttttccccgtgcgctgcacggcgaatttttttattacatttgataaatcaataattattttaagTATATATAAATGATTATATACGCtaaaaatgaaagaacaatCACAATAAAGAAGTAGATattcaaaaaacataaattcGGCACTCAATTATAGTATTTTGTATTCATACACTGATTTAATCAATATAAAAATTTCataataaaaagaaatttaCTAGCTAAAATCTTCAATTTTCCACATGTGATGTATAAATGATTTTTCCCTTGATGTAAATACATATAATTAAAACAATTAGGTTGGGGACTTACAAAGTGaaaccaaaatatatatatatatatataactaattctaaatttattttcaaactaTGGACAATGCACTTAAATTATTTGAAGATAAATTTTTCTATTGGTTTAAACATGAAAGTGTTTTCATGTAGAATGTTCTGACCCGTACGTGGtggatttttctattttttaggcatgtacaaatataaatattcaaaacaaaattgatatacTAAAATTATTATTTGCGAATTTTGTAGCTGTTAGAATtaagagaataaaaaaataagcatTTAACAAAACAAAAGCACAACGAATAACACACAACTCGCAAAATTTCACACAACTTTTACATATATTTACtcataaaattattttcctATTAGGTTTAACATGATAgtattttcttgttaaaatgTTCCTCCTAGTAGAAGAATTTGATTGGTGTTTTtccccgtgcgctgcacggcgaaGTTTACTACTATCAATGCTGCACATGTGACGTATAAATGATTTTTGCGTTGAAGatataaatacatatatatttGGATCTCATGTATATATTCtcatgtattttatttttaacatcTTAATAAGGtcaactaatatatatatatatatatataaatttattttaaaattatgaatatATTGGATAGAGTTAAAAATAAAACGAGGAGAttgtaaattaaaaaatcttaacttaaattttcctaacctactcaaatatatatattctcatgtattttatttttaaatcttAACTTAAAAAATTGCATGTAGTTATTGACAactaaaaaaatactaataaattaaaaaaacacattaaTCAAATACCTATAAGGAATGAGGTATCAGGTTCTTTGAATACTACATCAGACAATGACATGAAAGAAAATGGGTTTCCGGTGATAGAGGTTGAAGACATGAGCCTGACACTGGAATGCATTTGGAAATTGATCTTGTATGAATGAGAGGTTGTCCAGAATTCGCCTCCATTCTCGCAAACACCAAAGAAAGATATTTGATAAACACGACCCTCAGTTATCTGGTTTTGGAAACGATATACCAATGTTCGTCTGATAGATGCATAAATTTTACAGCCCTTgaaaaaatgacaaaaaaacaaaatatcaaaaaatttaaaagcaACGATGTAAAGATTAAAAATCAAGATAAAAGATACATTCGAGTCCATCAAAACCATTTCCAAAGATGAAGGAAGCTTAGACCCTGAGTAGCTAGGAGTTAACCACAATCGAAGGACCTTCACAACTACATCCCAAGTTTCTTTAGAAGCATCAATTTTGGACAAATCATCAACTTTGAGAGCCATAGGATAAATGAAACAGAAATTCTTAGAGTTCTAGAAATCACCCGATGCAAATTTGGATAGTGAATCAaaacttcaaaccaaaagggctaatatagaaaaaaataagGGTACAAAACCTTTGGATTACCTATATAATTGGAGTTCCAAAAAGCTTTAATAAGAAatgatattttgaaaataacGAATCATTAAagaggaaaggaaaaaaaatcttGGAAAAAGCAAATGAACAATGATGACCccattttagtagtgtttttagggtcatttctttggttgttttgagtctttttgttgagtctcatgtagtgtttcatgcattctcatgcatttttattcttttctttagtttttatttcgttttggtaatttagtagttttttaggtagttttcttgcattttaagtaaagtttaggacttgcatggttttgttgtgttttatgagggacttcttgtgctaatgagctcttggagcttctagaatcttccttgtcttgttggttaggtttggagtgcagaaactgaaggagaaggaaggccaaggagcatggaattgatgaagaacataaagggaattgaaaagaggagtttcagaagccaaaaagtcactttcaggcgagctagagcgcctaggcgctggattgggcgcctaggcgccaatagggtcagagagcatgtcttttgacatgcaattggcgctcaggcgctctgaattggcgcctgagcgcccagtttcgttattttcagcctataaataaggcttaggccaatttcttagatacattttgtcattccactcatttttgatcaagttttgagagctgaggagaactttggggccaagggaggcttccaacttgtacttttcctcaggttttatttacattttcttcatgaattcactagccatgagtggctagtttactttgtgctttgggttaagagattctatgaaactttagtttataattcctatctctatgcatgagtcttgatccattcttatatttcaattccttattgcatgtttagctttggtgcacctttgctataggctggattataatagaatggaaatttgttatgatctagggacatgaattggaatagatccttctatacttgcttctaggaatagagtgagggtagggttttgttggcctgaatatttgagctatcatacctcttatgaatgtttaagtacacaaggaattgggcttatcttttaatttgagagaattacttttgtgaggaatcaactagtaagtacataggctataacaacaagatataaatcaagatatcacatgcataggataggtggactaaaatggattagatgatcaaacacccaaggcaattttccatcattgttatttatatctttatcaacattgctcttttgcaaaacttttgtcacaatcacccaaaaccaaggttctgaaaaccggaccggaccggccggtcggACCGGTTCGACCGGGAACCGGGCACAGTGCCGGTCCGGAGCATAAGGAAAACCGCCTGCTGTTCCAACCGGGGTTAAACCGGTGAAACCGGTCCTGAACCGGCAAAACCGGAAAAAACCGCGGTTAGGCCGGTTATTCCCGGTTCTGAACGGAAACATCAAAACGACGCCGTTTTGGAGAAAAACCGGGTCAAACCGTTTGAAAAAACAGAACGACGccgttttgaattatttttgaaaaaaaaaaaggaaaatagaaaGGCAGAGAACGAAGAAAACGTTTGAGAAAGAAACCGTGAAACAGAGCAAGTGCAACGTGAACGTGTCGTCTGGAACCCTTCTCCTCTTGAGCGCCGACCTTGACCCTCCCTGCGGCGGCGGAATCCGACGACGGCGGTGGTCCCTGCGGAGGCGGTGGTCCCTGCGGCGGCGGCGGCCCTCAATCAACAGCAGGGTGTTTCAGAGTTCAAACATAGTAAGTGAGGAACAGAGCAAACTtggttcaaagttcaaacatggCTACCACTCAacaggttcttcttcttcttccaaactgatttttcttttctcttttcagTTTTCAACCTTTTCTTTATTTGATTTCCATAGGGTTTGATTTCTCAATTCTCTTACTGTTTATGAATTTGAATATGATGACTGTTTAATTGTAGAATGATGGAAGAAATACTACTCCGGTTGATGCTTCTCCTAATGTTGTTGGGACACAAGAAGCGGCGGAAAACGCTGCTAATGTTCGTGGGAAAAAAGATCCTGCTTGGGAGCATTTTGCATTTCAAAAGGAAGGAAGGTCATGTACGTACACTTGCCTCTATTGTGGAATGTCATACAAAGGCGGGGGAATAAATAGAATGAAGCACCATCTTGCCGGCATACCAGGTCAAATATTAGCTTGCAAGAAAGTTCCTCCTGATGTTCGCCATAGAATGGTAGCTTTATTAGAAAGTattgaacaaaagaaaaatgaagccAAGAATAACCGCAATGAAGCATTTGGTGATGGAGCTATTGATGAAGTTAGTCATGAACTCAATGCTTGTCCAACTGTAACACCAGCATCTACTCAAAGcaaaggaaaaaggaaagctACTGGTGAAATTGACAATTACTTTGCTCCAAGAACGACTCCTGGATCCCAACCAACACTTAAAAGTGTTTTGTCTAGTAAAGAAGTTGTACACAAAGCTAAGATGGCAATTGCTAGATGGTTTTTTGATGCTTGCATTCCATTTAATGCATTACACaaagctttggtgcacctttgctataggctggattataatagaatggaaatttgttatgatctagggacatgaattggaatagatccttctatatttgcttctaggaatagagtgagggtagggttttgttggcctgaatatttgagctatcatacctcttatgaatgtttaagtacacaaggaattgggcttatctttcaatttgagagaattacttttgtgaggaatcaactagtaagtacataggctataacaacaagatataaatcaagatatcacatgcataggataggtggactaaaatggattagatgatcaaacacccaaggcaattttccatcattgttatttacatctttatcaacattgctcttttgcaaaacttttgtcacaatcacccaaaaccaatttctgaattttactgttttaagaacttgcaaactctaggcttaaatcaataattttcactcacaatccctgtggttcgataatttaaaacccggaggtattcgtgcacttgcgaattgaccaacaagtttttggcgccgctgccggggattgtttgtggttttcggtttaagttaaagagtttgtttgtttgttttactaagcattgcattgaataggtgttactaaccttttctctgtttttgtgatttcagtttatgcacagtaggcttggcacggatccattgctgtttgatccggagcctgaacgtactcttcgccgtcatcgagcccaacaaaggcttgaagccatggctgctcaaatgacggaagaggagatgcaagcccacattgaagaaagagtgaatgaggctcttgctcaaagacttcaagagcaagaattggaga from Lotus japonicus ecotype B-129 chromosome 2, LjGifu_v1.2 includes:
- the LOC130738117 gene encoding uncharacterized protein PAM68-like → MKSLVCASHPTLYLPNYSSWKPKFRAFHPITAEKQPNYYPLTTPKPPRANAKGFSNRPSTTETDIVPSKNRRRGVNEEEDEELPRVVLYRIIGRILFSVGVPLVLGLALLDLYGELKDRGIWDAPLWIPFTTTLLTFGASTLGIAYGTLSASLDAEREGTFLGLNEVQRNWVEMWEEEDKKS
- the LOC130736508 gene encoding uncharacterized protein LOC130736508 yields the protein MALKVDDLSKIDASKETWDVVVKVLRLWLTPSYSGSKLPSSLEMVLMDSNGCKIYASIRRTLVYRFQNQITEGRVYQISFFGVCENGGEFWTTSHSYKINFQMHSSVRLMSSTSITGNPFSFMSLSDVVFKEPDTSFLIGI